One stretch of Bradyrhizobium canariense DNA includes these proteins:
- a CDS encoding zinc-binding dehydrogenase has protein sequence MEQIRVCTYDGPGAQPVIRTVPWPKIPNKAALIKVGACGVCGTDLHILKGHWPKQLPWPFTLGHEIGGVLVEIGSKFNEDFMSKPLTVGSKVMIPPLMPCGHCYYCIHYPQSANKCLTPVYYGRYLGFDKAPHLWGGWAEYVYVDLDMLPGTKIYKLPDDMSLRLGALSEPLTSCIRAFNRATRAGGFSWGDTVVIQGSGPIGILAVAAAQEMGAGRVICVGAPENPRLKLARKFGAEATVDIEEVTTPEARIRAVRDIVGGFGADLAMDCSGHPTAGPEGIEMLRDGGTYVEMGQFTDAGSIETSWHRICTKDLNVLGSWGFTGNDLPLGVDMLYRTRNKYPWLEMQTIYPFSEEGIGRAVADAMAMKTVKSTIVPWPELVE, from the coding sequence ATGGAGCAGATTCGCGTATGCACCTACGATGGACCCGGCGCACAGCCGGTCATTCGCACCGTGCCATGGCCAAAAATTCCCAACAAGGCGGCGCTGATCAAGGTCGGCGCCTGCGGCGTCTGTGGCACCGATCTGCACATCCTCAAAGGGCATTGGCCGAAGCAGTTGCCGTGGCCGTTTACGCTCGGCCACGAAATCGGTGGCGTGCTGGTCGAAATCGGCTCGAAATTCAACGAAGACTTCATGAGCAAGCCGCTCACCGTGGGATCGAAGGTGATGATCCCGCCGCTGATGCCGTGCGGCCATTGCTATTACTGCATCCATTATCCCCAAAGCGCCAACAAGTGCCTGACGCCGGTCTATTACGGCCGCTATCTCGGCTTCGACAAGGCGCCGCATCTATGGGGCGGCTGGGCCGAATATGTCTATGTCGATCTCGACATGCTGCCGGGCACCAAGATCTACAAGCTGCCCGACGACATGTCATTGCGGCTCGGCGCGCTGTCGGAGCCGCTGACCTCCTGCATCCGCGCTTTCAATCGCGCCACGCGCGCCGGTGGATTTAGCTGGGGCGATACCGTCGTGATCCAGGGTTCCGGCCCAATCGGCATTCTCGCGGTCGCGGCCGCGCAGGAAATGGGGGCAGGGCGCGTTATCTGCGTCGGCGCGCCGGAGAATCCGCGGCTCAAGCTGGCGCGCAAGTTCGGTGCGGAAGCCACTGTCGACATTGAGGAAGTGACGACGCCGGAAGCCCGGATCAGGGCCGTGCGCGACATCGTCGGTGGCTTCGGCGCCGATCTGGCGATGGATTGTTCGGGGCATCCGACCGCGGGCCCCGAGGGCATCGAAATGCTGCGCGATGGCGGCACCTATGTCGAGATGGGTCAGTTCACCGACGCCGGCTCGATCGAGACCTCCTGGCATCGCATCTGCACCAAGGACCTCAACGTGCTGGGCTCGTGGGGTTTTACCGGCAACGATCTGCCGCTCGGCGTCGACATGCTCTACCGCACGCGGAACAAATATCCCTGGCTGGAGATGCAGACGATCTACCCGTTCAGCGAGGAAGGCATCGGTCGCGCGGTGGCGGATGCGATGGCGATGAAGACGGTGAAATCGACGATCGTGCCGTGGCCTGAGCTGGTTGAGTGA
- a CDS encoding class I SAM-dependent methyltransferase yields MIIVRDHGSFRDPSGYVAHYGDRIFRVLREDAFSSFEWLKSSGFLAELVAKKWLVPTDVSSEPAIRDISQRVLEHEPIDFISYPYEWPFELLKRAALFHLDLHLLALESSFTLTDASAYNVQFIGTKPIFIDPLSLVSYSEGQLWFGQRQFCEQFLNPLLLTSLLKIPFNAWYRGSLEGISSEDLARALRPKHKLSWRVWSEVLIPVWLQRSARSDPSRIATAKQRKLPMKALQFMLRNLRTWIAGMRDPFTTETTTWSSYEVENSYLPEEERRKQSFVADFIARLRPRMVWDLGCNTGRYSETALRAGAQTAVGFDSDHGALSLAVQRSVRSNLKFLPLLMDACNPSPSQGWNQKERAGLTSRSKPDAILALAIEHHIAIGRNVPLPMLLDWMTGLADCGVVEFVPKSDSTVQRMLSIRQDIFDQYSQAEFECELTKRAAIEKKEVVSSSGRTLYVYAKNPSRA; encoded by the coding sequence ATGATAATCGTACGTGACCATGGGTCGTTTCGCGATCCTTCCGGCTACGTTGCGCATTACGGAGACAGAATCTTCAGAGTGCTGCGGGAGGACGCATTCAGTTCATTCGAATGGTTGAAGTCCTCCGGCTTCCTGGCCGAACTGGTCGCTAAAAAGTGGCTGGTGCCGACAGACGTATCTTCCGAGCCGGCTATTCGAGATATCTCGCAGCGCGTCCTCGAGCACGAGCCGATCGACTTTATATCCTATCCGTATGAATGGCCGTTTGAGCTTTTGAAGCGCGCGGCGCTGTTTCACCTCGATCTTCACCTTCTGGCGCTTGAATCCAGTTTTACGCTGACGGACGCCAGTGCATATAACGTTCAATTCATCGGGACCAAACCGATCTTCATCGATCCGTTGTCGCTGGTCTCGTACAGCGAAGGCCAGCTCTGGTTCGGCCAGCGCCAGTTCTGTGAGCAGTTCCTCAATCCACTCCTGCTCACTTCACTGTTGAAGATCCCGTTCAATGCCTGGTATCGGGGCTCGCTTGAGGGGATTTCATCCGAGGATCTGGCGCGTGCGCTCCGTCCGAAGCACAAGCTGTCGTGGCGCGTCTGGTCCGAGGTTCTGATTCCGGTTTGGCTGCAGCGCTCTGCCCGATCCGATCCGTCAAGAATAGCCACGGCAAAACAACGAAAATTGCCGATGAAGGCCCTTCAATTCATGCTGCGCAATCTCAGGACATGGATTGCGGGAATGCGCGATCCATTTACAACGGAGACGACGACCTGGAGCAGCTACGAGGTCGAAAATTCTTATTTGCCGGAAGAGGAGAGACGCAAGCAATCCTTCGTGGCGGATTTTATTGCCCGCTTGCGGCCCCGGATGGTCTGGGATCTCGGTTGCAACACCGGCCGCTATAGCGAGACGGCCCTGCGTGCCGGCGCCCAAACTGCCGTCGGTTTCGACAGCGATCACGGCGCGCTCAGCCTTGCCGTACAACGCTCTGTCCGGAGCAATCTGAAATTTCTGCCGCTTCTGATGGATGCGTGCAACCCCAGCCCAAGCCAGGGGTGGAACCAGAAAGAGCGCGCCGGACTGACTTCCAGAAGCAAACCGGACGCCATATTGGCGTTGGCGATCGAGCATCACATTGCGATCGGCCGCAACGTGCCGCTGCCGATGCTTCTGGACTGGATGACCGGTCTGGCTGACTGCGGCGTTGTGGAGTTCGTTCCGAAGAGCGATTCGACGGTCCAGCGCATGCTGAGCATCCGGCAGGACATCTTCGATCAATACTCGCAAGCTGAATTCGAATGCGAATTGACCAAGCGCGCGGCCATCGAGAAAAAGGAAGTCGTTTCCTCGTCGGGACGGACGCTCTATGTCTATGCGAAAAATCCGTCCCGTGCGTAG
- a CDS encoding PilZ domain-containing protein, which produces MALAHKKSILPAAEERRRFQRVKVHLLGRYMLPDRREFPCQIINMSPGGLALLAPGIGNVGDRVIAYLDHIGRVEGKITRIIDNGFAMTVGATPRKRDKLAAQLTWLANRDILNLPEDRRHDRIIPRNPIAVLTLEDGTKMTCRIIDMSLSGAAIAAENRPPLKSSVWLGKVASRVVRNLEEGFALEFLHEQLAETLEDSVTAR; this is translated from the coding sequence ATGGCGTTGGCGCACAAAAAATCTATTCTTCCGGCCGCCGAAGAACGGCGGCGTTTCCAGCGCGTCAAAGTTCATCTGCTCGGCCGCTATATGCTGCCGGACCGCCGCGAGTTTCCCTGCCAGATCATCAATATGTCGCCGGGTGGATTAGCCCTGCTGGCGCCCGGCATCGGCAATGTCGGCGATCGCGTGATCGCCTATCTCGACCATATCGGCCGCGTCGAAGGCAAGATCACCCGCATTATCGACAACGGCTTTGCCATGACCGTGGGCGCCACCCCACGCAAGCGCGACAAGCTTGCCGCGCAGCTCACCTGGCTTGCCAACCGCGACATCCTCAACCTGCCGGAAGATCGCCGCCACGACCGCATCATTCCGCGCAACCCGATCGCGGTGCTGACGCTCGAGGACGGCACCAAGATGACCTGCCGGATTATCGACATGTCGCTGTCCGGCGCCGCCATCGCCGCGGAAAACCGGCCACCGCTGAAATCCTCGGTATGGCTCGGCAAGGTCGCTTCCCGGGTCGTGCGTAATCTCGAAGAAGGCTTCGCGCTCGAATTCCTGCACGAGCAACTCGCCGAGACGCTCGAAGACAGCGTCACCGCGCGGTAA
- a CDS encoding sulfatase-like hydrolase/transferase: MRRIFEICLSVVVLGLFSGVAFLNFYRINFESLEGASRTLRWYFMVLATAIVISLAAKAVFRSFPIARIFLVAAVISFMAFSYDEIKMLVSHDEIKTLVGDDNFLKFSVGCWAVATLLIGVLVGIFSRQAVVLPTMALVGIIYVVPAAMSLVQARAHPVTVNDPKALALTARRTPNVYWIVLDGYPRQDVLQEFFNFDNEPFVQSLKGLDFTVYDHALASFPETIFSISSTVSLGFLVSGTGSSLKMPPSAELYRAVRGQNVVVNTMRSMGYRYIHFENGYDNLTQCPMEGAICIKGNVQSDGGVIQFDEFNLAVLSKTPLMDLIAAFANRSADQSPFMKGAVHELTNKLSSVPEHGEPFFLYAHVLAPHPPIRFRRDCSVRVVTPDLVDWNSKDRSAFLDQLGCVNDEAIALLKTVVQRDPQAIIVVQSDHGTAFRGQFKKPFDAWDQLDLKERFGALNALRMPAACSSYAQGTVDLVNTFSRVLSCISDRSLPDKVSRQFVVWHGDMTSVHEYRMDSE, encoded by the coding sequence GTGCGTAGAATATTCGAGATTTGCCTCTCCGTCGTCGTCCTCGGGCTGTTCTCGGGCGTGGCTTTTCTGAATTTTTACCGGATAAACTTTGAAAGCCTCGAAGGGGCGTCTCGCACCCTTCGTTGGTATTTCATGGTGCTGGCGACCGCGATCGTGATTTCGCTGGCAGCCAAGGCGGTGTTTCGGTCGTTTCCAATCGCCCGGATATTTCTGGTCGCCGCCGTCATATCCTTCATGGCGTTTTCCTACGACGAAATAAAAATGCTGGTTTCCCACGATGAGATCAAAACCCTCGTCGGCGACGATAATTTCCTGAAATTTTCGGTGGGCTGCTGGGCTGTTGCAACCCTATTGATCGGCGTGCTGGTCGGCATTTTCTCCAGGCAAGCGGTTGTTCTGCCGACGATGGCGCTGGTCGGCATCATTTATGTGGTGCCGGCCGCGATGAGCCTCGTTCAGGCGCGCGCGCATCCCGTCACGGTGAACGATCCCAAGGCGCTCGCCCTGACTGCGCGCAGGACTCCCAATGTCTATTGGATCGTGCTGGATGGTTATCCGCGGCAGGATGTCCTTCAGGAATTTTTCAATTTTGACAACGAACCGTTCGTGCAGAGTTTGAAGGGTCTCGACTTCACCGTCTACGATCATGCGCTGGCGAGTTTTCCGGAGACGATATTCTCGATATCGAGCACGGTTTCCTTGGGGTTTCTGGTAAGCGGGACAGGATCCTCGCTCAAGATGCCGCCATCTGCGGAATTATATCGCGCCGTCCGTGGCCAAAACGTTGTCGTCAATACGATGCGATCGATGGGCTATCGCTACATCCATTTCGAGAACGGGTATGACAATCTGACTCAATGCCCCATGGAAGGAGCGATTTGCATCAAGGGCAACGTTCAGTCTGACGGTGGAGTCATCCAGTTTGACGAATTCAACCTGGCCGTTCTGTCGAAAACCCCTCTGATGGATTTGATCGCCGCGTTCGCGAACAGATCGGCCGATCAATCGCCGTTTATGAAGGGGGCGGTACATGAGCTGACCAACAAGCTTTCGAGCGTGCCTGAACATGGCGAGCCCTTTTTCCTGTACGCTCACGTCTTGGCTCCGCATCCGCCGATCCGCTTCCGACGCGATTGTTCCGTGAGAGTGGTTACACCGGATCTCGTGGATTGGAATTCGAAGGACAGGTCCGCTTTCCTGGATCAACTGGGTTGTGTGAACGACGAGGCGATTGCGCTCCTGAAGACCGTGGTTCAAAGAGATCCCCAGGCGATCATTGTGGTTCAATCGGACCATGGCACCGCGTTTCGCGGCCAGTTCAAGAAACCGTTCGATGCCTGGGACCAGTTGGATCTGAAGGAACGGTTTGGCGCATTGAACGCGCTTCGCATGCCCGCAGCCTGTTCGAGCTACGCGCAAGGAACCGTCGATCTGGTTAATACATTCTCTCGCGTGTTGAGTTGTATTTCGGATCGCAGTCTGCCGGATAAGGTATCGCGGCAGTTCGTCGTCTGGCATGGCGACATGACAAGCGTTCACGAATACCGGATGGATTCGGAATAG
- a CDS encoding transglutaminase-like cysteine peptidase has protein sequence MFGFRGQGKGLAIGAILLGMSATAHAGDERVLYASLGDTTRAPIGWVDFCADTPEECPSGTSQPRDIVMSQTAWRDLVRVNHWVNENVKPMTDMDHWGVIEKWSLPTDGYGDCEDYVLLKRKMLIDAGWPREALLITVVRDKKGEGHAVLTVKTDKGEFILDNQNENVVAWTETGYRFIKRQSQSDPNVWVSLGDNHPAVATASAR, from the coding sequence ATGTTTGGGTTCAGGGGACAGGGGAAAGGGTTGGCGATCGGCGCCATCCTGTTGGGAATGAGCGCAACGGCTCATGCCGGCGACGAACGAGTTCTGTATGCGAGCCTTGGCGACACCACGCGTGCGCCGATCGGTTGGGTCGACTTCTGCGCCGACACTCCCGAGGAATGTCCGAGCGGCACGTCGCAACCACGCGACATCGTGATGTCGCAGACGGCATGGCGGGATCTGGTGCGGGTCAATCACTGGGTCAACGAAAACGTCAAGCCGATGACCGACATGGATCATTGGGGCGTGATCGAAAAATGGTCGCTGCCGACTGACGGCTACGGCGACTGCGAGGACTACGTGTTGTTGAAGCGCAAGATGCTGATCGACGCCGGTTGGCCGCGCGAAGCGCTGTTGATCACGGTGGTGCGCGACAAGAAGGGCGAAGGCCACGCGGTGCTGACCGTGAAGACGGACAAGGGCGAGTTCATCCTCGACAACCAGAACGAAAACGTCGTGGCCTGGACCGAGACCGGTTACCGCTTCATCAAGCGTCAATCGCAAAGCGATCCGAACGTGTGGGTCTCGCTTGGCGACAACCATCCTGCGGTCGCCACAGCCAGCGCCCGCTAA
- a CDS encoding MBOAT family O-acyltransferase has translation MLFNSVSFIFVFLPATLLIFFLFGTVSRTLALFFLAVASLVFYAQTNSHYLLILVPSIIVNYLIGSALSRAWIGDRRRFAVVTFGIAANLACLFIFKYLDLFIYTIDSLHVVNIDPLKIELPLGISFFTFTQVAFLVDAYQRKVSETRFLNYALFVSYFPHLVAGPILHHAEMMPQFSAQSTFRPRIENFAIGLSVFFIGLFKKVMIADSLAPHVHRIFDASGQGASFSTLEAWSGALFYALQIYFDFSGYSDMAIGLSLLFGVRLPLNFNSPYKAVNITDFWRRWHMTLSRFLRDYLYIPLGGNRVGETRRLANVMIVMLLGGLWHGASWTFMVWGGLHGIYLMANRAWHLLIGENPTKSRLSILTGRLTTFLLVTVAWVFFRSPTFGTALSIAQSMLGLNTTFSPADPVGSYLPSGDVTAIAAAALAIAWFLPNTQEIMSLYKPALGTPSAICAAPWAVLWRPTVASAIVVGTMAVASLATIIFEKRVGDFIYFQF, from the coding sequence ATGCTCTTCAACTCAGTCTCCTTCATCTTCGTCTTCTTGCCGGCGACCCTGTTGATTTTTTTCCTGTTTGGTACGGTCTCGCGCACGCTTGCTCTGTTTTTTCTCGCTGTCGCGTCATTGGTGTTCTACGCTCAGACGAACAGCCACTACCTTCTCATCCTCGTCCCCTCGATCATCGTCAATTACTTGATCGGCAGCGCCTTGTCGCGTGCATGGATCGGTGATCGTCGCCGTTTCGCGGTCGTCACATTCGGAATAGCAGCCAACCTGGCCTGCCTTTTTATATTCAAATATCTCGATCTTTTCATCTATACGATCGATAGCCTCCACGTCGTCAACATCGATCCATTGAAGATCGAGCTACCGCTCGGCATTTCGTTTTTTACATTTACGCAAGTCGCGTTCCTGGTCGATGCCTATCAACGCAAAGTCAGCGAAACACGATTCTTGAATTACGCACTCTTTGTCTCGTATTTTCCGCATTTGGTCGCGGGGCCAATTCTGCATCATGCCGAGATGATGCCGCAGTTTTCGGCCCAATCAACCTTCCGCCCAAGAATCGAAAATTTCGCTATCGGGCTGTCCGTCTTTTTCATCGGGCTTTTCAAGAAAGTCATGATAGCCGACAGCCTCGCGCCGCACGTTCACAGGATATTCGACGCATCCGGGCAGGGAGCCAGCTTTTCGACGCTGGAGGCATGGTCGGGAGCATTGTTCTACGCGCTCCAGATCTATTTCGACTTTTCCGGATATTCCGATATGGCAATCGGATTGTCGCTGCTCTTCGGGGTAAGATTGCCGCTGAACTTCAACTCGCCCTACAAGGCCGTCAATATCACTGACTTCTGGCGACGCTGGCACATGACCCTATCGCGCTTTCTGCGCGACTATTTGTATATTCCGCTGGGAGGCAACCGCGTGGGCGAGACCCGAAGGCTCGCCAACGTCATGATCGTTATGCTGCTCGGCGGCCTGTGGCACGGTGCTTCCTGGACATTTATGGTCTGGGGTGGTCTTCACGGCATCTATCTGATGGCAAACCGTGCCTGGCACTTGCTGATCGGGGAAAACCCGACAAAAAGCCGGTTATCAATCCTGACGGGACGCCTCACGACGTTTCTGCTGGTTACCGTCGCATGGGTCTTTTTTCGCTCCCCAACCTTTGGCACGGCGTTGAGCATCGCCCAAAGCATGCTTGGATTGAACACGACGTTCTCGCCTGCCGATCCGGTTGGATCATATCTGCCATCGGGCGACGTTACTGCGATCGCGGCAGCGGCGTTGGCGATAGCGTGGTTTTTGCCAAACACACAGGAGATCATGTCGCTATACAAGCCGGCGCTGGGCACTCCGTCAGCAATTTGCGCAGCTCCTTGGGCGGTGCTGTGGCGGCCGACCGTCGCTTCCGCCATTGTCGTCGGCACAATGGCAGTCGCATCGCTGGCGACGATCATTTTTGAAAAAAGAGTCGGCGACTTTATATATTTTCAGTTTTGA
- a CDS encoding MBL fold metallo-hydrolase — translation MRVRLGLTLSAVVLTAFAWVGAADAAEIKVTLLGTGTPTPRLSSFSASTLVEAGSERLIFDFGRGSSIRLFQKKIPLGSITAHFITHLHSDHVVGLPDMWLTGWIGTPYGSRKSPMVIYGPKGTVAMTENLTKAFSEDIRIRVADEDYPPAGVAFDAHDIEPGLAYDHNGVKVTAIEVNHGEKIKPAFGYIIEFDGKKVVLSGDTRPDQRVAKAAAGADLLIHEVAIIDPTLLKSYPNYRAIEDHHTSPEEAGKIFSTAKPKLAVYSHIVFATLPPVQDVPEEALIARTRTTYDGPLLVGRDLMSFTISDEVKAFAPDGTAIKPPVAGQ, via the coding sequence ATGCGGGTTAGGCTGGGCCTGACGCTGTCCGCCGTTGTCCTGACGGCATTCGCCTGGGTGGGGGCAGCTGATGCTGCCGAGATCAAGGTGACGCTGCTCGGCACGGGAACGCCGACGCCACGCCTCAGCAGTTTCAGCGCATCGACCCTGGTTGAAGCGGGATCCGAGCGGCTGATCTTCGATTTCGGACGTGGCTCGTCGATCCGTCTGTTTCAGAAGAAAATTCCGCTCGGCTCGATCACGGCGCATTTCATCACGCATCTGCATTCGGATCATGTCGTCGGCCTGCCGGACATGTGGCTGACCGGCTGGATCGGAACGCCCTATGGCTCGCGTAAATCGCCGATGGTGATTTACGGTCCCAAAGGCACGGTCGCGATGACGGAGAATCTCACCAAGGCTTTCTCAGAAGACATCCGGATTCGTGTCGCCGACGAGGATTATCCGCCGGCGGGGGTGGCGTTCGATGCCCATGATATCGAGCCTGGCCTTGCCTACGACCACAACGGCGTCAAGGTGACGGCGATCGAAGTCAATCACGGCGAGAAGATAAAGCCGGCGTTCGGTTACATCATCGAGTTCGACGGCAAGAAAGTCGTGTTATCGGGCGACACCAGGCCGGACCAGCGTGTGGCGAAAGCCGCCGCGGGCGCCGATCTGCTGATCCACGAAGTGGCCATCATCGATCCGACACTCCTCAAGAGTTATCCGAACTACCGCGCCATCGAAGATCATCACACCTCGCCCGAAGAGGCCGGCAAGATTTTCTCAACCGCGAAACCGAAGCTCGCGGTCTACTCCCACATCGTGTTCGCAACGCTGCCGCCGGTACAGGACGTGCCGGAGGAGGCACTGATCGCGCGAACGCGGACCACGTATGACGGGCCGCTGCTGGTCGGGCGCGATCTGATGTCGTTCACGATTTCCGACGAAGTCAAAGCCTTCGCGCCTGATGGCACCGCCATCAAGCCACCGGTTGCGGGGCAATAG
- a CDS encoding acyltransferase family protein, translated as MFKGIEGLRAWLAWTVVFAHLVEVSGLETLIPKAKIFDEAGDDAVLVFIIISGFVITHLIVEKKESFPTFITRRFLRIYPAYLLALLLAIATSTMLYQAILASATTPDWVIRHFMLEQDQFNNNFAAHLLAHISLLHGAVPNNILPDSQYMFLGPAWSLSLEWQFYLIAPVWVWAIQRKPLLVVAITLVAAIAYKLFLSKVFSNPSFLPGAGLWFLLGIATRLAMPMAPRLEKYPFAIVLGFCGLAVLDKRLAVLSIWIAMVAYFLQPKMWAIVDSRFARAAGMRSYAVYIIHAPIMVIALFISWQYRLSGFASVLAVGAMAFVGTVVASEFIHRWIELPAIELGKAIGRQRPVLRSRPLTVE; from the coding sequence GTGTTCAAAGGAATTGAGGGCTTGCGCGCGTGGCTGGCGTGGACTGTCGTCTTTGCTCACCTCGTGGAGGTTTCTGGCCTCGAGACGCTGATTCCGAAGGCAAAAATATTCGATGAAGCCGGGGACGATGCGGTTTTAGTGTTCATTATCATCAGCGGTTTCGTGATCACACATCTGATCGTGGAAAAGAAGGAGTCGTTTCCAACATTCATTACGCGTCGGTTCTTGCGAATATACCCCGCATATTTGTTGGCTCTGCTGCTCGCGATTGCGACGTCGACCATGTTGTATCAGGCCATTCTCGCCTCCGCGACAACACCAGACTGGGTGATTCGGCACTTCATGCTGGAGCAAGATCAGTTCAACAATAACTTCGCGGCACATCTTCTGGCACACATTTCGTTGTTGCACGGTGCGGTGCCAAATAACATTCTGCCCGATAGCCAGTACATGTTCCTGGGGCCAGCCTGGAGCCTGTCACTCGAATGGCAATTCTACCTGATTGCACCGGTCTGGGTGTGGGCGATCCAAAGAAAGCCGTTGCTCGTAGTAGCCATCACACTCGTTGCGGCGATCGCCTACAAACTGTTTCTTTCGAAAGTATTTTCTAATCCAAGCTTCTTGCCTGGTGCCGGCTTGTGGTTTCTCCTTGGAATAGCGACGCGCCTTGCGATGCCGATGGCTCCACGTCTGGAAAAATATCCGTTCGCGATCGTATTGGGTTTCTGCGGTCTCGCGGTCTTGGATAAGCGACTTGCGGTCTTGTCAATCTGGATCGCAATGGTTGCTTATTTTCTACAGCCAAAGATGTGGGCCATCGTTGATAGCCGCTTCGCGCGGGCCGCGGGCATGAGATCCTACGCAGTCTACATCATCCACGCGCCAATTATGGTCATCGCCCTGTTCATTAGCTGGCAGTACCGGCTTTCCGGTTTCGCTTCGGTGCTGGCGGTCGGCGCAATGGCGTTCGTCGGCACGGTTGTCGCGTCGGAGTTCATCCATCGATGGATTGAGTTGCCCGCCATCGAACTGGGGAAGGCTATTGGAAGGCAGCGTCCCGTGCTGAGAAGTCGACCGCTGACTGTCGAATAA
- a CDS encoding MFS transporter, whose protein sequence is MSATTSFGTGRGLTGVDCGLRLRSNLWGSEALRNRWGILAVLFLVRLTMGFQFQSVAAVAPLLGRDFGVGLADIGILIGLYFTPGVVLALPGGAIGQRFGDKATVLGALLLMLIGGVAMALSTSWSGQIAGRLIAGAGGVLLNVQMTKMVADWFAGHEIATAMAIFVNSWPAGIAVALLTLPSIGTAYGVGAVHLAVVALIGLATALLAAAYRPPPNSVITAATSARLDRNTVIAVIIAGLIWGLFNVGIAAIFSFGPSMLVEHGWSVTAAGSAISIVLWLTVISVPVGGFLADRTKRPEFILVAGCILFAALMILLSRSGAVIAVVIALGLACGLPAGPILGLPARVLQPGNRAVGMGLFFTVYYAAMMLGPAAGGACAKWAGTAGAALDFGAAMILACPLILWGFNRTPAAVPKAA, encoded by the coding sequence ATGTCGGCAACGACGTCGTTCGGCACCGGCCGTGGATTGACAGGCGTGGATTGCGGTCTCAGGTTGCGTAGCAATCTCTGGGGGAGTGAGGCATTGCGTAATCGCTGGGGCATTCTTGCCGTCCTGTTCCTGGTTCGCCTCACGATGGGCTTTCAGTTTCAGAGCGTCGCCGCGGTCGCGCCGCTGCTTGGCCGCGATTTCGGTGTTGGGCTGGCCGACATCGGCATACTGATCGGCCTGTATTTTACGCCGGGCGTTGTGCTGGCGTTGCCGGGCGGCGCCATCGGGCAAAGATTCGGCGACAAAGCCACGGTGCTTGGGGCACTGCTGCTGATGCTGATCGGCGGCGTTGCGATGGCGCTTTCGACTTCGTGGAGCGGTCAGATTGCCGGACGGCTGATTGCCGGCGCCGGCGGCGTACTGCTCAACGTCCAGATGACAAAAATGGTGGCCGACTGGTTTGCCGGCCATGAAATCGCAACCGCAATGGCGATCTTCGTCAATTCGTGGCCGGCCGGGATCGCGGTCGCGCTGCTGACGCTGCCCTCGATCGGCACCGCCTATGGCGTCGGCGCGGTGCATCTCGCGGTGGTCGCTCTGATCGGACTGGCAACAGCTCTTCTCGCCGCGGCATACCGGCCGCCTCCGAATTCGGTGATCACGGCGGCGACATCGGCGCGGCTCGACCGCAACACCGTGATCGCCGTGATCATCGCGGGCCTGATCTGGGGTCTTTTCAATGTCGGCATCGCCGCGATCTTCAGCTTCGGGCCCTCGATGCTGGTCGAGCACGGCTGGTCGGTCACGGCGGCAGGATCGGCCATCAGCATCGTGCTGTGGTTGACGGTGATCTCTGTTCCCGTGGGCGGTTTCCTGGCCGACCGGACCAAGCGACCTGAATTCATCCTGGTTGCCGGCTGCATTTTATTTGCGGCACTGATGATTTTGCTCTCGCGCAGCGGCGCAGTGATCGCGGTTGTCATCGCGCTCGGCCTGGCTTGCGGTCTGCCGGCCGGCCCTATCCTGGGCCTGCCCGCGCGGGTGCTGCAGCCTGGAAATCGAGCGGTCGGCATGGGGCTTTTCTTTACCGTCTATTATGCCGCCATGATGCTGGGACCCGCCGCCGGCGGCGCCTGTGCGAAATGGGCCGGCACCGCCGGTGCTGCGCTCGATTTCGGCGCCGCCATGATCCTGGCATGCCCCCTCATTCTGTGGGGCTTCAATCGCACCCCGGCCGCGGTGCCGAAGGCGGCGTGA